The following are from one region of the Streptomyces decoyicus genome:
- a CDS encoding MFS transporter translates to MLLSISGLAALAYGLIRAGQVAAWSRTDVWAPLAVGLVLLAAFVLVELRIRVPSFDPRLLAQRTFGGGNAALGLLLFAVAAVTFYNAFYLQGARGFSPIEAGLASLPTALGAILGAPLGARLVHRWSLRPVSAPALTVAALTMGAYGLLGLHTPLIWIELLLWVQGLSVGMVLGPVTAALISSLPLERAGAGSAVTNTVRQTGSVIGIAVGGTIMSIVYRRAIEPSLSDAPGPVQDRARVSAEQARHAATAIHRPTLAHAADDAFVHAMHVGAVWIMLIALFGAAVLVIALRPVGKPTGLVQEPDYDREGSRSVAGAAPHSGAGNQPAYQGDDVGGH, encoded by the coding sequence ATGTTGCTGTCGATCAGCGGGCTCGCGGCGTTGGCCTACGGGCTGATCCGTGCGGGGCAGGTGGCCGCCTGGAGCCGTACGGATGTCTGGGCGCCGCTCGCGGTCGGACTGGTCCTGCTGGCCGCTTTCGTACTCGTCGAGCTGCGAATCAGGGTGCCCAGCTTCGATCCCCGACTGCTCGCGCAACGTACCTTCGGTGGCGGCAACGCAGCGCTCGGATTGCTCCTCTTCGCCGTGGCCGCCGTCACCTTCTACAACGCGTTCTACCTACAGGGCGCACGCGGCTTTTCGCCGATCGAGGCGGGCTTGGCCAGTCTCCCGACCGCGCTCGGTGCGATCCTGGGGGCGCCCCTTGGCGCGCGTCTCGTTCACCGCTGGTCGCTACGACCCGTCAGCGCACCAGCTCTCACCGTGGCGGCGCTGACCATGGGCGCGTACGGGCTCCTCGGGCTGCACACCCCGCTCATCTGGATCGAGCTCCTGTTGTGGGTTCAGGGCCTCTCCGTCGGCATGGTGCTCGGCCCAGTGACGGCGGCATTGATCAGCTCCCTGCCGCTGGAACGGGCCGGCGCCGGGTCGGCCGTCACCAACACCGTGCGACAGACCGGCAGCGTGATCGGGATCGCAGTTGGCGGCACGATCATGTCGATCGTGTATCGGCGCGCGATCGAACCCTCGCTGAGCGATGCACCCGGGCCGGTGCAGGACCGGGCGCGGGTTTCCGCCGAACAGGCCCGGCATGCCGCCACCGCGATCCACCGGCCCACGCTTGCGCACGCTGCCGATGATGCGTTTGTTCACGCTATGCACGTCGGCGCGGTCTGGATCATGCTCATCGCACTCTTCGGAGCAGCTGTGCTGGTGATTGCCTTGCGTCCTGTCGGAAAGCCCACAGGGCTGGTGCAGGAGCCGGACTACGATCGAGAAGGCAGCCGCTCCGTGGCTGGGGCGGCCCCCCATTCCGGGGCCGGTAACCAACCCGCTTATCAGGGCGATGACGTGGGCGGCCACTGA
- a CDS encoding MFS transporter — translation MTIAYGPVASGFYRSHPRVFMTTSPTLPKFRQQLILAVLMVCSLLIWLDNTVLSTTLETLADPVRGLDAGPAELQWATGSYTLAFATLMFTAGALGDRFGHRTVLAIGLVVFAGSSVWAAYASDAGQLIAARAAMGVGSALIMPANLATLMWTFTGPARATAIAISSTSAGVGMAVGPVLAGLLLDHFWWGSVFLVNVPVVALALAGIAMLVRISVAPSCGRWTRLGCCCRSAGSRRWPTG, via the coding sequence GTGACGATTGCCTACGGTCCCGTCGCGTCAGGTTTTTACCGATCGCACCCGAGGGTATTCATGACCACGTCCCCAACGTTGCCGAAGTTCAGGCAGCAGTTAATCCTTGCCGTTCTCATGGTGTGCTCGCTGCTGATCTGGCTGGACAACACCGTCCTGAGTACCACCCTGGAGACCCTCGCAGACCCGGTCCGTGGACTGGATGCCGGCCCGGCCGAGCTTCAATGGGCCACCGGCTCGTACACTCTGGCCTTCGCCACCTTGATGTTCACCGCAGGCGCACTGGGCGATCGCTTCGGTCACCGCACTGTGCTCGCCATTGGATTGGTGGTCTTCGCCGGATCCTCGGTGTGGGCGGCGTACGCAAGCGACGCAGGCCAACTGATTGCCGCTCGAGCCGCGATGGGCGTAGGCAGCGCGCTGATCATGCCCGCCAACTTGGCCACCCTCATGTGGACCTTCACCGGCCCCGCACGGGCAACCGCGATCGCCATTTCCTCGACATCCGCCGGCGTCGGAATGGCTGTCGGCCCGGTGTTGGCAGGGTTGCTTCTCGACCATTTCTGGTGGGGCTCGGTCTTTCTGGTCAATGTCCCGGTCGTGGCGCTGGCGTTGGCCGGGATCGCGATGCTCGTCCGAATTTCCGTAGCCCCGTCCTGCGGCCGTTGGACCCGGCTGGGATGTTGCTGTCGATCAGCGGGCTCGCGGCGTTGGCCTACGGGCTGA
- a CDS encoding CsbD family protein: MSADEKAKAKTEQIAGKAEKAAGRAVGNERMEAEGSAKESKGDLRGAKEKAKDAFKD, encoded by the coding sequence ATGAGTGCCGACGAAAAGGCCAAGGCCAAGACCGAGCAGATCGCCGGGAAGGCAGAGAAGGCTGCGGGCCGAGCCGTGGGGAATGAGCGTATGGAAGCCGAAGGATCGGCCAAAGAGTCCAAGGGCGATCTGCGGGGCGCCAAGGAGAAGGCCAAGGACGCCTTCAAGGACTGA
- the sph gene encoding sphingomyelin phosphodiesterase — MKLRVTALLVVSAVLAGATSVPASAVAPGSEATGSVPQLKVLTTNTMLLPSFITDGWAQDERGALIGSAPYVAGNDVVVFQELFDDSASDILMARLKGYPYRTPVVGRSENGWHQTLGDYSSLPYEDGGVAIASRWPITRQIQYIYDDACGADSLSEKGVAYARLKVNGAPVHVLGTHLQADDDGCDDGEAARTRTSQLKEMRHFVDGLKIPAGEPVIFAGDMNIDRYGREYAGLLSSLGAAAPRYEGHPYTSDPATNALTRERYPDSPREWLDYVLYDNRHARPAAWRNTGQAVSSPRWELDGTTYTRYSDHYPVLGS; from the coding sequence ATGAAACTCCGCGTCACCGCCCTGCTCGTGGTCTCGGCCGTCCTGGCCGGCGCCACATCGGTCCCGGCAAGTGCTGTAGCACCGGGAAGCGAAGCCACAGGGAGTGTTCCTCAACTCAAGGTGCTCACCACGAACACCATGTTGTTGCCTTCCTTCATCACTGATGGCTGGGCACAGGATGAGCGAGGTGCGCTCATCGGCTCGGCCCCGTATGTCGCCGGCAACGACGTTGTCGTATTCCAAGAGCTCTTCGACGACAGTGCCTCCGACATCCTGATGGCGCGCCTGAAGGGCTATCCCTACAGAACTCCTGTGGTGGGCCGGTCGGAGAATGGCTGGCATCAGACCCTCGGCGACTACTCGTCCCTGCCGTATGAGGACGGTGGCGTCGCCATCGCCAGCCGGTGGCCCATCACGCGCCAGATCCAGTACATATATGACGACGCCTGCGGCGCGGACTCTTTGTCCGAGAAGGGAGTCGCCTACGCCCGGCTCAAGGTGAACGGCGCGCCCGTGCATGTGCTCGGTACCCATCTACAGGCAGACGATGACGGGTGTGACGACGGTGAGGCAGCCCGGACACGCACATCCCAGCTCAAGGAGATGCGCCATTTCGTCGACGGCCTCAAGATTCCCGCGGGCGAGCCAGTCATCTTCGCCGGGGATATGAACATCGACCGCTACGGTCGTGAGTACGCAGGACTTCTGAGCAGCCTCGGTGCCGCGGCACCACGCTATGAGGGCCATCCGTACACGAGCGATCCCGCGACCAACGCCCTGACGAGGGAGCGGTACCCCGACTCTCCGCGGGAATGGCTCGACTATGTCCTGTACGACAACAGGCACGCGCGGCCGGCCGCCTGGCGCAACACGGGCCAGGCCGTCTCGTCGCCGCGCTGGGAACTCGACGGCACGACCTACACCCGCTATTCGGATCACTACCCGGTACTGGGCTCCTAG